aaagacttttttcacaatttgttcatcatgttgacttactttaaaaaatcttctcttatgaaactgctgtatcaatttcagccaaacttaggctaaatgagtttcagagtttcagagtatctagtataaattttatatttcatttccttgtatgtcaagaaacatagctcctatggctaaaatagaacataggagaaaatgatttttttttgcttttgaagaaaataggacgattcaaagaacatttaaataaattgaaaagccaaaataatcattgatgagagattaaaccaaaaaaattcaggtgagcgattcaggctcttgagagcctcttgttttgtcAATATACTGCAAAGCTGCGTTCATATACAGTAAACATGGTATCATCCTGGTAAGCTtttaatatgtgccactggacatttaacaCCAATCCATCATAATATGATCATACTTTATTTTCCTAATAAAATAAGGGCAAGCATGAAATGAAATGCTTAAGGAAATCCAAGGCTTGCACACCACACATAACTTCCAAAATATGCTATGggttctttttttcttcatggatactaattttcgtggattgatttCATTAGTTTTTGCAAAGTCTGTTTAAATTCCttcagaaaatttgtaattcattgaacatttaaatttgtggttctccTGTATCCACGAAATCCACTCAAATTAGTATCCACCGTCCGAATataattgaatccacagtatgtatatttgtatgtgatttattgttttttacataaatcaggctgtaacttttctagttttaattgttttacatttcattttagggctttttatagctgtctatgagGTATGGAtgttgctcatagttgaaggttATACAGGGACATATAGTTGTAAACTTCTATCTCATATGGTCTCTGGTGggaagttgtctaattggcagttataccacatcttcttatttttaaattgtactttataattaatttttatagaaatatagaatatcctgcttgaaaaaaataaataattggatGCTATATTCAAACTAAATATTGTTGATCTTCACTTGAATTTgtcagaaatttgaacttttCAGGTTGATGAAGAGATGCAGGCCCAGATAGACAAGTTTGAACTGTTAATGGGTGTCAAACCTTTCCATGTAGATGGCCACCAACATGTCCATTTGTTACCAggtattattatttaatatttacacTACCCCAATGGAGGCTAATAAGGAATTTCTCCTTACTAGGTTAACATAAATCAATAATATTGCTTGTCTATGCAGTAATATATGTACAAgcaaaagggagaaggtttggtaccattaaaacatttaatcccgctgcaaatgtttgcacttgtcctaagtcaggaatgtgatgtacagtagttgtcatttgtttatgtaatttataagtgtttcttgtttctcgttttttatatagattagactgttggttttcccgtttgaatggttttgcactagtaAATTTGGGGCCCTTTTTAGCTTTTTGTtcagtgtgaaccaaggctctgtgttgaaggctgtacattgacctataatggtttagttttataaattgttatttggatggagagttgtctcattggcactcacaccacatcttcctatatctatataagcaTTGGCACAACTCCAGCGAGATGTTTTGGCCCTGACACTCATTCAtgttaaattatttgaatatatagcATATAGTTTGGTTTATAATTGTTTCGACAGCTTCATTTTATTGCTGGTTTGAGAAGTTCTTCTCTTAATGACCCATTACAACTTTtgggtgtttgtttttgtttctgtgtACCGGTATTTTGATAGATAATGCTGTCTTCTTGTTTTAGATCAGTTTCGTTAGCAGTTCTTGTCTTACCAAAAATATTCCCTCCAACCTGTCTCCTGACAATCAGCCTTCATTCCGCATGTGACAGGGAGATCTCAGCTACGTAGCAACACCTCTGCACTGCCATTCATTGCATTTTTTATCACTGGTCAGtcttttaaataacaatttattatcCCCAAAGTTCTATCAACTTACAACTCACATTTCAGTAGTTATACTACAGTTGATAGGACAGGTCACGTCGAATTTCCTATCAACCACTGTTTCGCAAGCATCAATAGTTCATGCAAACTACGCTTTACAACAGCTCAGGATGCAGGGAATTCAACaggaaaatattttcattattagcaaaaatattttcaaaattaggtGAGATGATTACCCAAGGGCAAtactatatataattttattctttgtaataaattttatatttcttttatatttgtcaGAATCTCTGTTGCAATGTATTCGTTTTCAGTCAGGCATTTTGTCTCTGTTATAGCACCACCAGCCACTTAATTACTGACTACATTACTTAACTTGGTACAGGTCGTTAAGGTCAATTACAAGTGTATACCAGTTGTAACCTACAGACGGTAATCAATGAGTCCTTAACTATGTCACAATGTACTAATAGTTAATTTACAGTATACCTTCATGGAGAAACTGTGTGGTTAtaaattgaattttgaatttcCATGGTTTAACTTTGAAAGCTTATGATTTGATCATTTACTTATTACTTAGCATCATATAATAAGGAAAAGGTGATGAATTGTTTAGGATTCCTATAAAGGGGTTGATACAACCTCAGTTTcagaaaacacaaaaacattttgCTATTTAAATTTCAGTATGTGTTATATTGAGAAAAAGTAGGAGTAGTTTATTAAAAACAATTCTTTGATTAAAGTCATCTCTTgcttataaattttatttttaggcATCAGTAAAGtttttagtgaagtgttgtcaaGAAATGGTATTTTTGTAACAAGGTTACCTATAGAAGATATCAGTGAGACAGATCTACCAAACAAAGACTTTCTACAGACAGTTATCAATGATTCACACTCGGCCAGACAAGTCTTTGGCAGATTTGGTATTAAGTAagttatattgataaaaaaactGGTTATTAAATATCACATCTTACAGTGAATTCATAAATAGACTTTACATAGTAGTTAATATTTGCTGTGTCCATAACTACACATGAATCCCAAGGGCTGATTTATGTTTTGTGAAAAGAGGAGGGGTGTAATTCCTGAAAATGGACAAttttaggccaaaaaaaataattatccaaTCAAAGTGTGGACTTAAACTCTCAAAGTCACCCTTTTCCAAATCCACCACTAATTACAACCATGCATTTAAATGCAGTTGTGAAGAAATCATTACTTTTGAACAAAATCTGCATAGCCAAACTTTTGTTTCTTCTTGAGTTAAGGAACTTTGACTTAAACATACAtgttaagggccagctgaaggacgcctccgggtacgggaatttctcgctacattgaagacctgttggtaaccctctgctgttgttttttatttggtcgggttgttgtctctttgacacattccccatttccattttcaattttatttattggtACAGACTTGCCAACTTTCAGAAAATTTTCAGGCAGACACTTAAAGAGGAGTTAAATTGACATTTTAGTAgatgaacatttattttaaacaaaagaaTATTAATTAAGTACAGTTTTGATGTCTGTAAGTGATTCACTAAGTCATCTTGTTCTTAAAACCCCAATTGTGATTTTGAAATGTTGTCAGTTATAATTTTTTAGAGTAAGAAAATAAAGCAGATtcttatttatttcaatttaattaaCTCACCAATCAATTTATTAATGGTTTGCACATTTAGAATATGTTGAAATGGTTATTAAAGTTCTGCATAGTACTTTATCAATTGTCTTGAcgaatatttatacatttttgtaggtATGCAGAAAAATTTATTGGTCTGGACTCTTTCGAAATATCTGTGGATTCAATCATAGAAAAATTGACAGACATGTTGAATGGTGGAAACCATGGAGACACTTTCTGTGAATTCATGGTGCATCCTGGGTATAGAACAGAACAGGAAGGAGGGTGTGGTTGTGGTCCTGATGATTTCTCTCAGTCCCATTACAGAGAAACTGAATTAAATTTATTGTGTGATATAAAACTGAAGAAAttcattgaaaaatcaaaattcaaattagTAAGTTATGAATCTTTGTTTTTAACAGAAGCATTTAGTATACGAAAAT
The window above is part of the Mytilus edulis chromosome 6, xbMytEdul2.2, whole genome shotgun sequence genome. Proteins encoded here:
- the LOC139528615 gene encoding carbohydrate deacetylase-like, with product MKYLVVNGDDLGYSVPRNEGILRCFTEGIVTSTSILINGEAVLHAVDLVHEYRIPTGLHLNLSEGLPLTEATSLLGEDGCLLGKLGIREQNKLGSIDFKQVDEEMQAQIDKFELLMGVKPFHVDGHQHVHLLPGISKVFSEVLSRNGIFVTRLPIEDISETDLPNKDFLQTVINDSHSARQVFGRFGIKYAEKFIGLDSFEISVDSIIEKLTDMLNGGNHGDTFCEFMVHPGYRTEQEGGCGCGPDDFSQSHYRETELNLLCDIKLKKFIEKSKFKLVSYESLFLTEAFSIRK